The Leptolyngbya sp. CCY15150 genome contains a region encoding:
- the rdgB gene encoding RdgB/HAM1 family non-canonical purine NTP pyrophosphatase, with protein sequence MVQKLVVATGNPGKLREMQAYLTDLDCELVLKPADLEVEETGTTFAENACLKASQVAKALGQWAIADDSGLAIDALDGAPGLYSARYGPTEAACIDRVLAELGDSSDRQAAFICVVAIARPDGSIATQAEGICPGEILHAPRGVGGFGYDPIFYLPEHQMSFAEMPADLKHRISHRGLAFDQLLPHLPALWAIAND encoded by the coding sequence ATGGTGCAAAAACTGGTAGTAGCAACGGGTAATCCTGGGAAGCTACGGGAGATGCAGGCCTATTTAACGGATCTAGATTGTGAACTGGTGCTGAAGCCAGCGGATCTAGAGGTGGAGGAAACCGGGACGACCTTCGCTGAAAATGCTTGTCTCAAAGCATCTCAGGTGGCTAAGGCATTAGGGCAATGGGCGATCGCGGATGATTCGGGTTTGGCCATTGATGCCCTAGACGGTGCGCCGGGGCTCTATTCAGCTCGCTATGGGCCGACAGAGGCGGCCTGCATCGATCGCGTGTTGGCGGAACTGGGAGATAGCAGCGATCGCCAAGCGGCCTTTATCTGCGTGGTGGCGATCGCTCGTCCTGATGGCAGCATTGCTACCCAGGCCGAGGGCATCTGTCCAGGCGAGATCCTGCATGCGCCTCGGGGCGTCGGTGGCTTTGGCTATGATCCAATTTTTTACCTGCCCGAGCATCAGATGTCCTTTGCTGAAATGCCCGCTGACCTGAAGCATCGGATCAGCCATCGTGGGCTGGCCTTTGACCAGCTTTTGCCTCACTTGCCTGCCCTGTGGGCGATCGCCAACGACTAA
- a CDS encoding CBS domain-containing protein — translation MLKAQDIMTTDVVTISGSATVAEAVALMTERGLRSLIVDRRYSEDPYGIITETDIVYKVAAYGHDPKTMRVYEIMTKPCIVVPPELGVEYVARLFANTSIRRAPVIKGELLGVISVSDILTKGNFVNQPQRPYIEDEIDAARDEARRICAEQGATSQACAAAWDIVEELQATASHNRADRALS, via the coding sequence ATGCTAAAAGCACAAGACATCATGACAACGGATGTGGTGACCATTAGTGGCTCAGCTACGGTGGCCGAGGCTGTGGCCCTGATGACCGAGAGGGGGCTGCGATCGCTGATTGTGGATCGCCGCTACAGCGAGGATCCCTACGGTATTATCACGGAAACCGACATTGTCTATAAAGTGGCCGCCTATGGTCATGACCCGAAAACCATGCGGGTTTATGAAATCATGACCAAGCCCTGCATTGTGGTGCCGCCAGAATTGGGCGTGGAATACGTCGCTCGGCTATTTGCCAATACGAGTATTCGTCGCGCCCCGGTGATTAAAGGAGAGTTGCTAGGGGTGATCTCGGTGAGTGATATTCTCACCAAGGGAAATTTTGTCAACCAACCCCAGCGTCCTTATATTGAAGACGAAATTGATGCAGCTCGGGACGAAGCGCGGCGCATCTGTGCAGAGCAGGGAGCCACGTCCCAAGCCTGTGCTGCTGCTTGGGATATTGTAGAAGAACTGCAGGCGACGGCGTCCCACAACCGGGCTGACCGGGCGCTGTCGTAA
- a CDS encoding PRC-barrel domain-containing protein, with product MPTPKPKLIHQSIVLHRPILHRDTTEELGRVEVVWMYPDAHRVLGFVSKQGLVSSKRLAFTLNQIHTLGPESIVVTASPTETEAQKVRQLETLLGLEVWSESGSKLGKIVDYAFDIKTGAIAYYLFTSDGWLGFAQGLYRLPPRYLLSSGQQRVLVAEAASRKLTVEREGIQERLTHIRDRLRKNYSDATDELQDWTTQAQTTAQQVTGRVRQWGSQWGSQAKQWTETLRQRAQTQAEDTRHQAQTWNERLRDEGQTFTQQAKETGRSLLDRVKQQAALLTDRIEEFDFFHVPEEFEGDRPLTPDHDGDEDEFEILFDDWSAEEDAKGDRSEQPGANSEKTPAAESALTKQASGALSTEDQRPIQPDLIPGPDLEDDDPWI from the coding sequence ATGCCAACCCCAAAGCCCAAGCTAATTCACCAAAGTATCGTTCTGCACCGACCGATTTTGCATCGGGATACCACCGAAGAACTGGGGCGAGTGGAGGTGGTGTGGATGTACCCTGATGCCCATCGGGTGCTGGGGTTTGTGTCTAAGCAGGGGTTGGTCAGCTCTAAGCGCCTAGCCTTCACGCTGAACCAAATCCACACCCTTGGCCCTGAGAGCATTGTGGTAACGGCTAGCCCCACGGAAACCGAAGCCCAAAAGGTGCGTCAGCTAGAAACGCTGTTAGGTCTGGAGGTGTGGAGTGAGTCGGGCAGCAAGCTGGGCAAGATTGTAGACTATGCCTTTGATATTAAAACTGGGGCGATCGCTTACTATCTGTTTACCTCCGATGGCTGGCTGGGGTTTGCCCAGGGGCTCTATCGTCTGCCGCCCCGCTACCTGCTCAGTTCCGGTCAGCAGCGGGTGCTGGTGGCCGAAGCGGCTAGCCGAAAGCTGACTGTGGAACGGGAGGGCATTCAAGAACGGCTCACCCACATTCGCGATCGCCTGCGGAAAAACTACAGCGATGCCACGGATGAGCTGCAAGACTGGACAACCCAAGCGCAAACCACGGCCCAGCAGGTGACCGGGCGAGTGCGCCAGTGGGGCAGTCAATGGGGCAGCCAGGCCAAGCAATGGACGGAGACCTTGCGGCAGCGGGCCCAGACCCAGGCCGAGGATACACGCCACCAAGCCCAAACCTGGAATGAACGCCTGCGGGACGAGGGGCAAACCTTCACCCAGCAGGCTAAGGAAACTGGGCGATCGCTCCTTGATCGGGTGAAGCAACAGGCGGCATTGCTCACCGATCGCATTGAGGAGTTTGACTTTTTCCATGTGCCGGAAGAGTTTGAGGGCGATCGCCCCCTCACCCCTGACCATGATGGGGATGAAGACGAGTTTGAAATTCTCTTTGATGACTGGAGTGCCGAGGAAGACGCGAAGGGCGATCGCTCTGAGCAGCCAGGGGCGAATTCGGAGAAGACCCCTGCTGCAGAATCGGCGTTGACCAAGCAGGCATCCGGTGCCCTCAGCACCGAGGATCAGCGCCCCATTCAGCCGGATCTGATTCCAGGGCCTGATCTTGAGGATGATGATCCTTGGATCTAG
- the dapF gene encoding diaminopimelate epimerase: protein MAIDFTKYHGIGNDFILIDNRQQAEPLLTPEQAIAWCDRHFGIGADGVIFALPGQADTDYTMRIFNSDGSEPEMCGNGIRCMARFVAQLEAAGGVDTTEKTYRIHTLAGLISPKLEPDGQVTVDMGIPRLLAGEIPTSLGAADDKVVGTSISVASQDWAVTCVSMGNPHCITFVDDVEAIALEQIGPQFEHHPAFPKRINTEFIQVVRSDYLKMRVWERGAGITLACGTGACAALVASVLNNRSDRQATVELPGGSLLITWAEDNHLYMTGPAEQVFTGSR from the coding sequence ATGGCTATAGACTTTACGAAATATCACGGCATTGGTAACGACTTCATCTTGATTGACAATCGTCAGCAAGCCGAGCCGCTGCTCACACCAGAGCAAGCGATCGCTTGGTGCGATCGCCATTTTGGTATTGGGGCAGATGGGGTGATTTTTGCCCTGCCGGGGCAGGCCGACACCGACTACACCATGCGGATCTTCAATTCCGATGGCTCGGAGCCAGAAATGTGTGGCAACGGGATTCGCTGCATGGCGCGGTTTGTGGCTCAGCTTGAAGCGGCAGGGGGTGTAGATACTACGGAAAAAACCTATCGTATCCATACCCTCGCGGGCTTGATTTCACCAAAGCTAGAACCCGACGGGCAGGTGACTGTAGACATGGGCATCCCGCGCCTGCTGGCGGGCGAGATTCCCACGAGCCTCGGCGCGGCGGATGACAAGGTGGTAGGAACCTCGATATCCGTGGCCAGTCAAGATTGGGCGGTCACCTGCGTGAGCATGGGCAATCCCCACTGCATCACCTTTGTAGACGATGTAGAAGCGATCGCCCTAGAGCAGATTGGCCCACAGTTTGAGCATCATCCCGCCTTCCCCAAGCGAATTAATACCGAGTTCATCCAGGTGGTGCGATCGGATTATCTCAAAATGCGGGTGTGGGAACGGGGTGCAGGGATTACCCTAGCCTGCGGCACCGGAGCCTGTGCAGCCCTAGTGGCTAGCGTGCTGAACAATCGCAGCGATCGCCAAGCCACGGTAGAGCTACCCGGCGGTTCGCTGCTGATTACCTGGGCAGAGGACAACCATCTTTACATGACCGGCCCCGCCGAACAGGTATTCACCGGTAGTCGCTAG
- a CDS encoding CBS domain-containing protein: protein MMKAKDIMVQAVATISGSATVAEAVACLKENQVRALVVERRHPDDPYGILSETDIIYKVAAYGKDPKQVRVYEIMTKPCIVVNPDLGVEYVARLFAQAGVHQAPVVSGGLLGTISIHDILTKSDFVEKPKTYFELYCEEFPDAPEARMYDA, encoded by the coding sequence ATGATGAAAGCGAAAGACATAATGGTTCAAGCAGTTGCGACGATCAGTGGTTCAGCCACGGTGGCTGAGGCCGTTGCCTGCCTCAAAGAAAACCAAGTCCGAGCCTTGGTGGTGGAGCGTCGTCATCCAGATGACCCCTATGGCATCTTGTCTGAGACGGATATTATCTATAAAGTTGCGGCCTACGGGAAGGATCCCAAGCAGGTGCGGGTGTATGAAATTATGACCAAACCCTGCATTGTGGTGAATCCTGACCTAGGGGTGGAATATGTCGCCCGTCTGTTTGCTCAAGCCGGTGTGCATCAAGCTCCGGTGGTGAGTGGTGGCCTGCTGGGTACCATTTCAATTCACGATATTTTGACCAAAAGCGATTTTGTGGAAAAACCCAAAACCTATTTTGAGCTGTACTGCGAAGAATTCCCGGATGCCCCAGAAGCTCGCATGTACGACGCCTAG
- a CDS encoding serine/threonine-protein kinase: MLGTTIGGRYHITEHLGGGGFGQTFLAVDRHLPGKPTCVVKQLKPQVDGQAAWQAATRLFDREAEVLYQLGNHDQIPRLFAHFEEHREFYLVQEFVEGRVLNKTIKKNVCFPEDEVIDFLQDVLSTLAFVHEQQVIHRDIKPSNLIRRQHDQKVVLIDFGAVKQIGSQTINLEEESTFTIAVGSSGYMPNEQLAGRPRYCSDVYSLGIVGIQMLTGLSPSKLRYDARTGELLWRDRIQTISPALADIIDLMVRYDYRQRYQSAVEAMEALQVLASPKHDTVILPTVNSAVKSAQRDQLSLGDRTVPPAKYSDAHFVWFERADELFQQQRYRKAIECYDKVIQIAPNDYLAWFKRGIAFENLHHYEDAASSYQRVIEVQPNDYLAWFKRGKALEHLKRYPEALAAYDKVIQIQPGNYWAWHDRGQVLEHSGQFDEAVEAYDRAVNLKPDFHLAVESRKQVLMNQRKVDQLYHLQHYQEAIAACARTLRDDPSDANAWLMQGMALENLQRYREAASSYSKVVKLQADDHIAWFKLAALLEQLKKYKEAAAAYAKVSQLQPHNQWAWHDRGRSLEQMQQYESAIAAYDQALRINAEFESARDGRLRSLAQLKQQMQQDSVTYRPPTQYVV, translated from the coding sequence ATGCTAGGAACAACCATCGGCGGACGTTATCACATCACGGAACACCTCGGTGGCGGGGGCTTTGGGCAAACATTCCTGGCCGTCGATCGCCATCTACCGGGCAAGCCAACCTGTGTGGTCAAGCAATTAAAACCTCAAGTAGACGGTCAGGCGGCTTGGCAAGCGGCAACGCGCCTGTTTGACCGCGAGGCAGAAGTGCTGTATCAACTGGGCAACCATGATCAAATTCCTCGGCTCTTTGCCCACTTTGAAGAACACCGAGAATTTTATCTGGTGCAGGAATTTGTAGAAGGGCGGGTTCTTAACAAAACCATTAAGAAAAACGTCTGTTTCCCTGAAGATGAAGTTATTGACTTTCTACAGGATGTTTTATCAACCCTAGCCTTTGTTCATGAACAGCAGGTCATCCATCGCGACATTAAGCCATCCAATTTAATTCGCCGCCAGCATGATCAAAAAGTCGTGTTGATTGACTTTGGAGCCGTCAAGCAAATTGGCTCTCAAACCATCAACCTAGAAGAAGAGTCCACCTTTACCATTGCCGTAGGCTCATCGGGGTATATGCCCAACGAGCAGTTGGCGGGCCGCCCTCGCTACTGCAGCGATGTGTACTCCCTGGGCATTGTGGGCATTCAAATGCTGACTGGTCTATCGCCCTCCAAGCTGCGCTACGATGCCCGCACCGGTGAACTGCTGTGGCGCGATCGCATCCAGACCATCAGCCCAGCCCTAGCCGACATCATCGATTTGATGGTGCGCTATGACTATCGCCAGCGCTACCAATCCGCCGTAGAAGCCATGGAAGCTCTGCAGGTTCTGGCATCGCCGAAGCACGACACGGTGATTCTACCCACCGTCAATTCAGCGGTTAAATCTGCTCAGCGCGATCAGCTATCCCTAGGCGATCGCACCGTACCGCCTGCCAAATATTCCGACGCCCATTTCGTGTGGTTTGAGCGCGCCGATGAGCTGTTTCAGCAGCAGCGCTACCGCAAAGCCATTGAATGCTACGACAAGGTGATCCAGATTGCCCCCAATGACTACCTGGCTTGGTTTAAGCGCGGCATTGCCTTTGAAAACCTGCATCACTACGAAGATGCCGCTAGTTCCTATCAGCGGGTGATTGAAGTTCAGCCCAATGATTATCTAGCCTGGTTTAAGCGCGGCAAGGCCTTGGAACACCTGAAACGCTACCCAGAAGCGCTGGCCGCCTACGACAAGGTGATCCAGATTCAACCGGGCAACTATTGGGCCTGGCACGACCGGGGACAGGTGCTGGAGCATTCCGGGCAGTTTGATGAAGCCGTGGAGGCCTACGATCGCGCCGTCAACCTCAAGCCTGATTTCCACCTAGCTGTGGAGAGCCGTAAGCAGGTGCTCATGAACCAGCGCAAGGTCGATCAGCTTTACCATCTCCAGCACTATCAAGAGGCGATCGCGGCCTGTGCTCGCACTCTGCGCGATGATCCAAGCGATGCCAATGCTTGGTTGATGCAGGGCATGGCCTTGGAAAATTTGCAGCGCTATCGGGAAGCAGCGTCCTCCTACAGCAAAGTGGTGAAGCTACAGGCCGATGACCATATTGCTTGGTTTAAGCTAGCAGCCCTGCTGGAACAACTGAAAAAATATAAAGAAGCCGCAGCCGCCTACGCCAAAGTATCGCAACTGCAGCCCCACAACCAATGGGCCTGGCATGATCGGGGGCGATCGCTAGAGCAGATGCAGCAGTACGAATCAGCGATCGCTGCCTACGACCAAGCTCTGCGCATCAATGCCGAATTCGAATCCGCCCGAGATGGACGGCTGCGATCGCTCGCCCAGCTCAAACAGCAAATGCAGCAAGATTCCGTCACCTACCGTCCACCCACCCAATATGTGGTGTGA
- a CDS encoding HDIG domain-containing metalloprotein encodes MKTTQRSARTFRQDISQQRPMAVRGLLTSVAILSLTSVIGYRFYNEPQLAVDTTAPETLTAPDNARVEDTKTTEEARQAARTGSIPVLMIDETANQTIYQSFDRLLQRGNDVRQQLGGFPFTSTSNISLASQRYLQRTTEWEWRRIWSEVRPGSTRSRSATPSSTTANLQPPPPRPAAPGMPADSTSTTRVPSSANGLGGSQQLAILELRTALRDKSEDEVQHMESTISRARDRYRTIADQLENNPDELDKPFGSYILDLTDEEWTQVQGEMRQVLERILLQGIPPGLPNSIRRQAIQAQVAVSMSDSVQPLAVELLDSVVRPNLTQDPEQTRIRAEQAAEAIDPEMVAIRRGETIVEAGDTITQADFVLLDHFGMSRRRLNYLALAGFAALISGAIALFWLSERIFYAQLRLRDHILILLLVLTAPLAIVLGLPGSSLPAIGLLIGSFYGSPLSMTVIALLGIVLPIGMEVALNSLLASAVGSAVGAVLSGRMRSREELALLGLGVGLTQGVVYLSLSLMLTAATSPVWYAVLTAAGVQTLLGIAWSVVALGVSPYLEHGFDLVTPTRLVELSNPNRPLLKRLVSEAPGTFQHTLFVATLAEAAARALGCNVELIRTGTLYHDIGKMHDAMGFIENQMGGPNKHDLIDDPWKSAAIIKKHVTEGLVMARKCRLPRAVRSFIPEHQGTMLITYFYYQAQERAKEDPTLVVNEADFRYDGPIPQSRETGIVMLADSCEAALRSLKDATPEEALSTVNKIMRHRWQDNQLVDSGLSRADLAKVADIFVQVWQQFNHKRIPYPKAALNPTPSATFKA; translated from the coding sequence ATGAAAACAACTCAACGTTCTGCTCGGACGTTTCGGCAAGATATTTCCCAGCAGCGCCCCATGGCGGTGCGCGGGTTGCTCACGAGTGTGGCTATCCTCTCCCTGACGAGTGTAATTGGGTATCGGTTTTATAACGAGCCCCAGCTGGCCGTGGATACGACGGCTCCGGAAACCCTCACGGCTCCGGATAATGCTCGGGTCGAAGATACAAAAACGACGGAAGAAGCGCGGCAAGCGGCTCGTACCGGTTCAATTCCGGTTTTGATGATTGACGAAACCGCTAATCAGACGATCTATCAATCCTTTGATCGCCTGCTGCAGCGAGGTAATGATGTACGGCAGCAGTTGGGTGGGTTTCCATTTACCTCCACCAGCAATATCTCCTTGGCCAGCCAACGCTATCTCCAACGCACCACCGAATGGGAGTGGCGGAGGATTTGGTCTGAGGTGCGGCCAGGCTCGACGCGATCGCGCTCTGCTACGCCAAGTTCCACGACGGCCAATCTCCAGCCACCTCCACCGCGTCCTGCGGCTCCGGGGATGCCAGCGGATAGCACCAGCACAACTCGTGTACCCTCCTCAGCGAATGGGCTGGGCGGTTCCCAACAACTGGCGATTTTAGAGCTACGGACGGCGCTGCGGGATAAGTCTGAGGATGAAGTCCAGCACATGGAAAGCACGATCAGTCGAGCCCGCGATCGCTACAGGACGATTGCCGATCAGCTTGAGAATAATCCCGATGAGTTGGATAAACCCTTTGGGTCTTACATCCTAGACTTAACGGATGAGGAATGGACTCAGGTGCAGGGGGAGATGCGTCAGGTGCTAGAACGCATTTTGCTCCAAGGCATTCCTCCAGGCTTGCCCAACAGTATTCGCCGCCAAGCCATTCAGGCTCAGGTGGCGGTGAGTATGTCGGACTCTGTACAACCCTTGGCTGTTGAGCTGCTCGACTCGGTGGTGCGCCCCAACCTCACCCAAGATCCAGAACAGACCCGTATTAGGGCTGAGCAGGCAGCGGAGGCCATTGATCCAGAAATGGTGGCCATTCGCCGAGGCGAGACCATTGTAGAAGCGGGGGACACGATTACCCAGGCAGATTTTGTCCTGCTGGATCACTTTGGCATGAGTCGCCGCCGCCTCAATTACTTGGCCTTAGCAGGTTTTGCTGCGTTGATCAGTGGAGCGATCGCCCTTTTCTGGCTCTCTGAGCGTATTTTTTATGCCCAGCTACGACTGCGTGACCATATCTTGATTCTGCTGCTGGTGTTAACGGCTCCCTTGGCGATCGTCTTGGGCTTGCCCGGCAGCAGTTTACCTGCCATTGGTCTTCTCATCGGCAGTTTCTATGGCTCTCCCCTGAGCATGACGGTGATTGCCTTGCTGGGGATTGTGCTGCCCATTGGCATGGAAGTGGCGCTCAATTCCCTCTTGGCGAGTGCGGTAGGCAGTGCAGTGGGGGCGGTCTTATCCGGTCGGATGCGATCGCGTGAGGAGCTGGCGCTCTTGGGGCTAGGCGTCGGCTTGACCCAAGGGGTGGTGTATTTAAGTCTCAGTCTGATGCTGACGGCGGCTACCAGTCCTGTTTGGTATGCCGTGCTCACGGCTGCTGGTGTTCAGACCCTGCTGGGCATTGCCTGGAGTGTTGTCGCCTTGGGCGTCAGTCCTTACTTGGAACATGGGTTTGACTTGGTCACGCCTACCCGCTTGGTGGAACTGTCAAATCCCAACCGTCCCCTCTTGAAGCGCCTTGTGTCGGAAGCTCCGGGCACCTTCCAGCACACCCTGTTTGTGGCGACCCTCGCGGAGGCTGCGGCCCGGGCCCTAGGCTGCAATGTGGAACTGATTCGCACCGGCACCCTGTACCACGACATTGGTAAAATGCACGACGCCATGGGGTTTATCGAAAATCAAATGGGTGGGCCCAACAAGCATGATTTGATCGACGACCCTTGGAAAAGTGCCGCCATTATCAAAAAACACGTCACCGAAGGGTTGGTCATGGCCCGCAAGTGTCGTCTGCCCCGGGCCGTGCGCTCGTTCATTCCAGAGCACCAGGGCACCATGCTGATTACCTATTTCTATTACCAGGCCCAGGAGCGCGCCAAAGAAGACCCGACGTTGGTGGTGAACGAGGCGGACTTCCGCTACGACGGCCCCATTCCTCAGTCGCGGGAGACCGGCATTGTGATGCTGGCAGATTCCTGTGAGGCGGCCCTGCGATCGCTTAAGGATGCCACTCCTGAGGAAGCGCTGTCTACGGTCAACAAAATCATGCGTCACCGCTGGCAGGATAATCAGTTGGTGGATTCTGGGCTCAGCCGTGCCGATTTAGCCAAGGTGGCAGACATCTTTGTGCAGGTTTGGCAGCAGTTCAACCATAAGCGGATTCCCTACCCCAAGGCGGCGCTGAACCCAACCCCATCGGCAACGTTCAAAGCATGA
- the gap gene encoding type I glyceraldehyde-3-phosphate dehydrogenase, producing the protein MAAIKVGINGFGRIGRLVFRAGIDNPNIQFVGINDLVPPENLAYLLKYDSTHGKFKGTVEAVDSGIVVNGKHIPCTAIRNPSDLPWGDAKADYVVEATGLFTDYKGAAQHLDAGAKRVVISAPTKDPEKVRTLLVGVNHDTFNPETDAIVSNASCTTNCLAPVAKVINDNFGLAEGLMTTVHAMTATQPTVDGPSKKDMRGGRSAAQNIIPASTGAAKAVTLVMPELKGKLTGMAFRVPTPDVSVVDLTFRTDKATSYAEICAAMKAASENGLAGILGYTEDPVASTDFQGDPRSSIFDATAGIELNANFFKIVAWYDNEWGYSMRVIDLMMSMAEKDGIL; encoded by the coding sequence ATGGCTGCCATCAAAGTAGGCATTAATGGATTTGGGCGGATTGGACGACTGGTGTTCCGCGCCGGTATTGATAACCCTAATATCCAGTTTGTCGGCATCAATGACCTGGTTCCTCCAGAAAACCTCGCCTATTTGTTGAAATACGACTCTACCCACGGCAAATTTAAGGGCACGGTGGAAGCGGTAGACAGTGGCATCGTGGTGAACGGCAAGCATATTCCCTGTACTGCCATTCGCAATCCTTCCGATCTGCCCTGGGGGGATGCCAAGGCAGACTATGTCGTTGAAGCAACGGGATTGTTCACGGACTATAAGGGCGCGGCTCAGCATCTGGATGCTGGGGCAAAGCGGGTGGTGATCTCGGCTCCTACCAAGGATCCTGAGAAAGTGCGCACCCTGCTGGTGGGCGTCAACCACGACACCTTTAACCCAGAGACCGATGCGATCGTGTCGAATGCGAGCTGCACCACCAACTGCCTTGCGCCGGTGGCCAAGGTGATCAACGATAATTTTGGTCTGGCGGAAGGGCTGATGACCACGGTTCACGCCATGACCGCTACCCAACCGACGGTGGATGGGCCAAGCAAGAAGGATATGCGCGGAGGACGCAGCGCTGCTCAGAACATTATTCCGGCGTCCACCGGAGCTGCCAAGGCCGTCACCCTGGTGATGCCAGAACTGAAGGGCAAGCTCACTGGCATGGCCTTCCGGGTGCCCACGCCGGATGTCTCGGTGGTTGACCTCACCTTCAGAACCGACAAGGCCACAAGCTACGCCGAAATTTGTGCGGCGATGAAAGCGGCTTCCGAAAATGGTTTGGCTGGCATTTTGGGCTACACCGAGGATCCGGTGGCCTCCACCGACTTCCAAGGTGATCCCCGTTCCAGCATCTTTGATGCCACGGCTGGCATTGAGCTGAATGCCAATTTCTTCAAGATTGTCGCTTGGTATGACAATGAATGGGGCTATTCCATGCGCGTCATTGATCTCATGATGTCTATGGCTGAGAAGGACGGCATTCTCTAG
- a CDS encoding NIL domain-containing protein: MSVDQPLVQTRLRLRIPQHYHQEPVISKLVSHYHVTVNIAAAVLGANAEGDGWFDLVLQGQPDCLEQALHYLHDLEIEVWSGSDISAW, from the coding sequence ATGTCCGTTGATCAGCCGTTGGTTCAGACACGTCTTCGTCTTCGCATTCCCCAGCACTACCACCAAGAGCCGGTGATTTCTAAGCTGGTGTCTCACTATCACGTCACGGTGAATATTGCGGCGGCCGTTCTGGGGGCCAATGCTGAGGGCGATGGATGGTTTGACTTGGTGCTGCAAGGGCAGCCCGATTGCCTTGAGCAGGCCTTGCACTACCTTCATGACCTAGAGATCGAGGTGTGGAGCGGCTCAGATATCAGCGCATGGTAG
- a CDS encoding peptidoglycan-binding domain-containing protein produces MNGRITHGLPSNPSEGCFQTSRGWLALGLGLGMAMLGNPAIAQSPAAAPSADPSADPPAAQTERSPQRPTLQLGSQGVAVAQVQAMLTLLGYYTGPVDGQYQDSTAIAVATFQQAAGLAVDGVMGANTWAALLPSPNGQAATEPTEPTETPAASVPFPSPSLETPSESAPSEAPSSEETASEEAIAPSPTDLPVLRLGMRGSAVERLQERLRVLGVYSAPIDGVFGPATQAAVQDIQQRNRLNADGIVGPATWTVLFRATN; encoded by the coding sequence ATGAACGGCAGGATCACTCACGGTTTACCTTCTAATCCTTCAGAAGGGTGCTTCCAGACAAGTCGAGGTTGGCTGGCTCTGGGGCTAGGGCTAGGGATGGCCATGCTAGGCAATCCAGCGATCGCTCAATCCCCAGCGGCCGCCCCATCGGCCGACCCATCGGCCGACCCACCGGCTGCGCAAACGGAGCGATCGCCCCAGCGGCCCACTCTCCAACTCGGCAGCCAGGGTGTGGCCGTGGCTCAAGTGCAGGCCATGCTGACGCTGCTGGGGTACTACACCGGGCCCGTGGATGGACAGTATCAAGACAGTACAGCGATCGCTGTGGCCACGTTTCAGCAGGCTGCCGGACTCGCGGTCGATGGCGTCATGGGGGCCAATACTTGGGCTGCTCTTCTCCCCAGCCCCAATGGACAAGCCGCCACCGAGCCCACCGAACCTACCGAGACGCCAGCAGCATCCGTGCCGTTTCCAAGCCCCTCCCTCGAAACACCGAGCGAATCAGCGCCTTCTGAAGCACCATCGTCTGAAGAAACGGCTTCTGAGGAAGCGATCGCCCCCAGTCCCACAGATCTACCCGTGTTGCGCTTGGGAATGCGAGGATCGGCCGTGGAGCGGCTGCAGGAACGTCTACGAGTTCTAGGCGTATACAGCGCTCCCATTGACGGTGTTTTTGGCCCGGCAACCCAAGCAGCCGTGCAAGATATTCAGCAGCGCAACCGCCTCAATGCCGATGGTATTGTGGGCCCGGCAACCTGGACAGTACTCTTTCGTGCCACCAACTAG